From the genome of Orcinus orca chromosome 5, mOrcOrc1.1, whole genome shotgun sequence, one region includes:
- the PAQR9 gene encoding membrane progestin receptor epsilon, which yields MPRRLQPRSAGTKGPPGTTAAASEAASRPHPSPSGDAPASAKPLLRWDEVPDDFVECFILSGYRRLPCTAQECLASVLKPTNETLNFWTHFIPLLLFLSKFCRLFFLSGRDVPFHHPWLLPLWCYASGVLLTFAMSCTAHVFSCLSLRLRAAFFYLDYASISYYGFGSTVAYYYYLLPGLSLLDARVMTPYVQQRLGWHVDCTGLIAAYRALVLPVAFLLAVACTVACCKSRTDWCSYPFALRTFVFVMPLSMACPIMLESWLFDLRGENPTLFVHFYRRYFWLVVAAFFNVSKIPERIQPGLFDIIGHSHQLFHIFTFLSIYDQVYYVEEGLRQFLKAPPDAPTFSGTVGYMLLLVVCLGLVIKKFLNNTEFCGKK from the coding sequence ATGCCGCGGCGCCTGCAGCCCCGGAGCGCGGGCACAAAGGGCCCGCCCGGCACGACCGCGGCGGCTTCGGAGGCCGCCTCacgcccccacccctcaccctccGGGGACGCTCCGGCCTCCGCCAAGCCGCTGCTGCGCTGGGACGAGGTGCCCGACGACTTTGTGGAGTGCTTCATCCTGTCGGGCTACCGGCGGCTGCCGTGCACGGCGCAGGAGTGCCTAGCCTCGGTGCTGAAGCCTACCAACGAGACGCTGAACTTCTGGACGCACTTCATCCCACTGCTGCTGTTCCTGAGCAAGTTCTGCCGCCTGTTCTTCCTGAGCGGCCGCGACGTGCCCTTCCACCATCCGTGGCTACTGCCGCTGTGGTGCTACGCTTCGGGCGTGCTGCTGACCTTCGCCATGAGCTGCACGGCGCACGTGTTCAGCTGCCTGTCGCTGCGCCTGCGCGCAGCCTTCTTCTACCTGGACTACGCGTCCATCAGCTACTACGGCTTTGGCAGCACTGTGGCCTACTACTACTACCTGCTGCCCGGCCTGAGCTTGTTGGACGCCAGGGTGATGACCCCGTACGTGCAGCAGCGCCTGGGCTGGCACGTGGACTGCACGGGCCTCATTGCCGCCTACCGCGCGCTCGTGCTGCCCGTGGCCTTCCTGCTGGCCGTGGCCTGCACCGTGGCCTGCTGCAAGAGCCGCACCGACTGGTGCTCTTATCCGTTCGCGCTGCGCACCTTCGTCTTCGTCATGCCCCTGAGCATGGCCTGCCCCATCATGCTCGAGAGCTGGCTCTTCGACCTGCGGGGCGAGAACCCCACGCTCTTCGTGCACTTCTACCGCCGCTACTTCTGGCTGGTGGTGGCCGCCTTCTTCAACGTGAGCAAGATCCCCGAGCGCATCCAGCCGGGCCTCTTCGACATCATCGGCCACAGCCACCAGCTCTTCCACATCTTCACTTTCCTCAGCATCTACGACCAGGTGTACTACGTGGAGGAGGGCCTGCGCCAGTTCCTTAAGGCGCCGCCGGACGCGCCCACCTTCTCGGGCACCGTGGGCTACATGTTGTTGCTGGTTGTCTGCCTGGGGCTGGTCATCAAGAAGTTCCTCAACAACACCGAATTCTGCGGTAAAAAGTGA